A region from the Thermotoga sp. genome encodes:
- a CDS encoding ATP-binding protein: protein MKRIGVVTGIFESNPYEFFVRMVSEGKHQAHAQIEDIVRVEYSSGYGNVVTYGVVVDLQNRWDGDLRNGYEEDVALEGLKPAYPIYIARVKVTRSFLKKGDQLSETAPEIPPAIGSSVFLVEGEEIDIALGFDELKNRNVALPVGILKNGKPAYLDLRYILGDNGAHINVSGQSGVAAKTSYTTFLVKSMMEASRKTTGGLMNLLREARYIIFNVKGESLMFLDRASKEWAAEKEKWEEMYRVLGIEPKPFENVAFYAPSRQKGSYTPAVNKRMSGVRVYGWDVFDIVEMGLLELMFDPDEMAKNQNFQLAVWSLQEFLTQRMEEIYQEFLRRGYIKDRQKLPSQALREIVVSKGEIVDIPLDLDDLIMQLKEGKAREYLEKENVQRQTISMLIRRLKTAQKMDFDRLWIKPPLNPTGKVEYRVNWNVPGRVTVVDISKLRTRAQAFVVGAILSEVMREKETNNGFTQPVFIFLDELNKYAPRHGGGALANIFRDVA from the coding sequence ATGAAACGCATTGGTGTTGTGACGGGTATCTTCGAATCCAATCCCTACGAGTTCTTTGTGAGGATGGTTTCGGAGGGCAAGCATCAAGCTCACGCTCAGATAGAAGACATCGTGAGGGTAGAGTACAGTTCGGGCTATGGGAATGTGGTAACTTACGGTGTGGTCGTTGACTTGCAGAACAGATGGGACGGAGACCTGCGAAACGGCTACGAGGAAGATGTGGCGCTCGAAGGGCTGAAGCCGGCCTATCCAATATACATCGCAAGGGTGAAGGTGACAAGGTCGTTTTTGAAGAAAGGCGATCAACTTTCCGAAACAGCCCCGGAGATTCCTCCCGCAATCGGATCTTCTGTCTTTCTTGTAGAGGGTGAAGAGATAGACATAGCCCTGGGATTCGACGAACTGAAGAACAGAAACGTAGCACTCCCTGTGGGAATCCTCAAAAACGGCAAACCTGCTTACTTGGATCTGAGATACATACTCGGAGACAACGGAGCGCACATCAACGTTTCAGGACAATCTGGAGTGGCTGCAAAGACCTCTTACACCACCTTCCTCGTGAAATCGATGATGGAGGCGTCCAGGAAAACGACGGGGGGGCTGATGAATCTTCTGAGAGAAGCAAGATACATCATATTCAACGTGAAAGGGGAAAGTCTGATGTTTCTCGATCGCGCCTCAAAAGAATGGGCAGCAGAGAAAGAGAAGTGGGAAGAGATGTACAGGGTGCTCGGAATAGAACCGAAACCGTTTGAAAACGTTGCTTTCTACGCTCCGAGCAGGCAGAAAGGCTCTTACACCCCCGCCGTGAACAAGCGTATGAGCGGAGTGAGGGTTTACGGATGGGACGTTTTCGATATCGTTGAAATGGGGCTTCTGGAACTCATGTTCGACCCGGACGAGATGGCGAAAAATCAGAATTTCCAGCTGGCGGTGTGGTCACTCCAAGAATTTCTCACCCAGAGGATGGAGGAAATCTACCAGGAATTCTTGAGAAGAGGCTACATCAAAGACAGGCAAAAACTTCCCTCCCAGGCTTTAAGGGAAATCGTCGTTTCCAAGGGAGAAATCGTGGACATTCCCCTCGACCTCGATGATCTGATAATGCAGCTGAAAGAAGGGAAGGCAAGAGAGTACCTTGAGAAAGAAAACGTTCAGCGTCAAACCATCAGCATGCTGATTCGAAGGTTGAAGACCGCCCAGAAGATGGACTTTGACAGATTGTGGATAAAACCTCCCCTGAATCCTACCGGTAAAGTGGAGTACAGAGTAAACTGGAATGTGCCTGGAAGGGTAACCGTCGTGGACATCTCAAAGCTGAGAACGCGCGCCCAGGCGTTCGTCGTGGGAGCCATTCTCTCTGAAGTGATGAGAGAAAAGGAAACAAACAACGGTTTCACCCAGCCTGTTTTCATCTTCCTGGACGAGCTCAACAAGTACGCACCGAGACACGGAGGTGGGGCTCTTGCAAACATCTTCAGGGATGTGGC